TCCTCGGCCTCGGCGTGCAACCGCCAACGCCAAGCTGGGGCAACATCATCAACGAAGGGCGCGACAGCTTGCTCAACCACTGGTGGATTTCAACCTTCCCCGGCGTGGCAATCCTGACCACCGTAGTCTGCTTCAACCTCATCGGCGACGGCATCCGCGACGCCCTCGATCCGAGGATGCGCGGATGAGCAGACAAATCAACAACGATCCCGGACGCTGGGAGGTACTCGAATCGATCTACCTCCACCAGAGGCCGTGGCTCACCGTGCGGCAGGATCGTGTGCGGCTTTCAAGCGGCAAAACGATAGACGACTACTACGTACAGGAATTTCCCCATTGGGTGAACGTGCTGGCCATCACGGAGGAACGTGACGTCGTGCTGATCCGCCAGTACCGCCACGGCATCGGCGAGGTGTCATGGGAGCTGCCTGCCGGAGTGCTCGATGAAGGAGAATCGCTGCTCGACGGAGCGCAACGGGAGCTGCTCGAAGAGACCGGCTACAGCGGCGGAACGTGGACGCCCCTGATGGAGCTGAGTGCAAATCCGGCGCTTCAGAACAACATCTCCTACTCGTTCCTCGCTGAGGGCGTGAGCCTGTCCGGCACGCAGCACCTCGACCCGACCGAAGAGATCACCGTGCACCTGATGCCGCTCGACCGTCTGCGCGAAATCGTGTTTGACGGCGGAATGATTCAGGCCCTGCACGCAGCTCCGATACTCAAGTACCTATTGCAAAACAGGTGGGGGGAATCGGTAAAAGGAGAGGGATAGCATGAAAAAACAGCAGCAGCTCGATCTGCTCGAAAAGGCGCTGGTCTCGACCGGACACAAAATCAGATATGAAAAGGGCAGTTTCGTCGGAGGCGACTGCCGGGTCAAGGAAAACATGATCGTGGTGGTCAACAAGTTCCTGCCGATCGAGGGCAAAATCGCCACACTTGCCGCCGTGCTTCGCAAAATCAATCCGCCCGCCCTCTCGCCCGACGTCGTCAAAATCATCGACACCGTCGTTCCAACCAATCTTTTCAGCCGCGAAAATATTTAATACCACACCGTCTGCCGACTCCTCGACCTCACCTCAACCTGTGGCCTTGAGGCGGCATAGCGATTCAGCAATTCGCGTTGTTCGGCGGTCATAAATGGCCCCGGCACGAGCAGCATCCTGCGTGGCCTGGTTTCTGCGATCCACGCATCGAGCCGATGCCACTCCTTTCCGGTGAAACGATAGATCCAGAACACCACATCGGCCCCATCCGCCCGTTGCGCTTCCAGCCGCTTCAGCCCCGACACAAGCAGCAGAGAGTGCGACTTGCTGTCGATTCTGAGCACCTTGTCATCCAGCATTCTGATAACGAAACTCCGGTGAGGAGCGGCGCCTGAGGCAGTCGGCGATACCGGCAGGGATCGTATCACTGAAGCGGGAGAAAAGAGGCTTGCCACCGAAACGGGTGTTGCCAGATTCCAGACACTCGCCTGCTGACGGATTCTCTCCCAGCTCCCATCGCGCCGTCCGGCATCGACGAGGCAGGTTTCGCCGCTCGACGAAAAGAGCACCGCAACATCCCGGCCCATATTGATTGTCACCACCTGTGGCGGCTTCTGCACCGGCCTGAGCACCTGATGCCAGAGCAGCATATTCATACCGACAAGGACGAAAAGAGCGAGTCGTCCCCAAGCCCTGTTGACAATCGCATAAAAAGCGAATGCGAAGGTGAGGTAGAACACCGCCACATCGAACAGCCCAGGCCGCACCTCCACGCTGGCCAGCGGCAGGCGGCTGAACAGCTCCGCGCATGACAGGGCGAGACCCGCGAAAAACCATGATGCGGCACCGAAGAGCGAAGCGATCCCGCTGGCGAAACCGTGAAACAGGAACATCGGAAACGAGGCATACATGGCAAGCGTCGAAAAGAGCACAACCGGCAGGTTGGCCGCGATACCCGACGGGGAAAAGGTGCCGAAATACCAAGCAATCACCGGACTGACACCGATCATAGCTGAAAAACCCACGCTGAAGGCGCTCCAGAAAAAATGGGCCAGAGGCCGCAGCACCCCTTTGCCATGTGCCACGACGCCCGACAGGTGCGGATAGATGGTGAGAATGCCGAGCACCGCGCCGTTTGTCATCAGAAAGCCGGGCGTCAGAAGGTCGAATGGATCGAACAGAAGAATCAGGAGATCGGCAGCGGCCAGAGAGTTCACCGGATAACTTTTGCGACCAATCGTGCCGCCAGCGATAATCACGGCGGTCATGACGGAGGCGCGCTTGATCGACGGGGCGTTGCCGGTCACGAAACTGTAGAGGCCAATCACCGCAACAATGATAAAGAGCGACAACCATCGCCCGGCTTGGGTTACCTTGAGGCGTTGCAGGCAAAGATTGACCGCATAGGCCAGGAGCGCCACATGCAGCCCCGAGACGGCCAGCACGTGCGCCGTGCCGGTTCGCCGAAATGCTTCGTACAGCTCTTCCGGCATCAGGTCGCGCTCGCCAAGCACCATGCCC
The nucleotide sequence above comes from Chlorobaculum tepidum TLS. Encoded proteins:
- a CDS encoding NUDIX hydrolase, yielding MSRQINNDPGRWEVLESIYLHQRPWLTVRQDRVRLSSGKTIDDYYVQEFPHWVNVLAITEERDVVLIRQYRHGIGEVSWELPAGVLDEGESLLDGAQRELLEETGYSGGTWTPLMELSANPALQNNISYSFLAEGVSLSGTQHLDPTEEITVHLMPLDRLREIVFDGGMIQALHAAPILKYLLQNRWGESVKGEG
- a CDS encoding ComEC/Rec2 family competence protein, whose amino-acid sequence is MRYFLSAYPSVRLLACAVAGIMAAIFLPVSPVAWFGVAIASCIVTALLLFVSRKRHPAGTVSLFSAACYLTAVFSAFAFHASASYRLAPSPSLLSWVGRDVILSGVVDGRPVAWNGTARLRLRVNEVFEDGQTTRVSDRVKVVVRMPGDEDPQFQEGDFVRVKGRPALIPVASNRDEYDARFRERLKGTHVQIFCAGPWQLLREPPKPGFSVVPSIVNPVRNYLNSAIDRNFPEGGARHFIKGMVLGERDLMPEELYEAFRRTGTAHVLAVSGLHVALLAYAVNLCLQRLKVTQAGRWLSLFIIVAVIGLYSFVTGNAPSIKRASVMTAVIIAGGTIGRKSYPVNSLAAADLLILLFDPFDLLTPGFLMTNGAVLGILTIYPHLSGVVAHGKGVLRPLAHFFWSAFSVGFSAMIGVSPVIAWYFGTFSPSGIAANLPVVLFSTLAMYASFPMFLFHGFASGIASLFGAASWFFAGLALSCAELFSRLPLASVEVRPGLFDVAVFYLTFAFAFYAIVNRAWGRLALFVLVGMNMLLWHQVLRPVQKPPQVVTINMGRDVAVLFSSSGETCLVDAGRRDGSWERIRQQASVWNLATPVSVASLFSPASVIRSLPVSPTASGAAPHRSFVIRMLDDKVLRIDSKSHSLLLVSGLKRLEAQRADGADVVFWIYRFTGKEWHRLDAWIAETRPRRMLLVPGPFMTAEQRELLNRYAASRPQVEVRSRSRQTVWY